The proteins below are encoded in one region of Syntrophus gentianae:
- a CDS encoding S49 family peptidase, protein MNRAACFVHSLFNKPLLIAPAFEGTLIRSAELLLKGGTFPLAGLRLESSKQGTGSQNEGGVAVIPVHNYLSYRYDEAMDYFYGNTSYEEIRAGFQEALADPGVKAIVFDIDSPGGEVNGLFDLVDEIHSARGTKPIYAVFNESGFSAAFAIASAADRRYISRTGSAGSVGVVVMHLDQSGWDEKMGLVYTPIYAGARKVDFSPHAALSPEAMDVALDSVNTVYDLFVSTISRNLSLSIADVRATEAGIYQGKKAVEIGFANSVLSWNQFMTRISNRKYGGNMKAELEQLFNDMRDRLTALVGGSQTEAVSKADADKLVAAAEEAAKKEGFAAGKAEGFEAGRQETQSRAMDIIEACTLAGQEKEALGYVRDTKLSVDDVRGKIVEARAAAAERTRISSTVSATSTGEVNPLLVNARQRAETANAAAGKR, encoded by the coding sequence ATGAATCGAGCAGCCTGTTTCGTCCATAGCCTCTTCAACAAGCCCCTGCTGATCGCCCCCGCCTTCGAGGGCACCCTGATCCGTTCGGCGGAACTCCTTCTGAAGGGAGGGACCTTTCCTCTGGCCGGTCTTCGCCTTGAATCCTCAAAACAGGGGACAGGCAGTCAGAACGAGGGCGGCGTGGCCGTCATCCCCGTCCATAACTACCTGTCGTACCGATACGACGAGGCCATGGATTATTTCTACGGCAACACCTCCTACGAAGAGATCCGGGCGGGATTCCAGGAGGCCCTGGCCGATCCGGGCGTCAAGGCGATCGTTTTCGACATCGACAGCCCTGGAGGAGAAGTGAACGGCCTCTTCGACCTGGTGGACGAGATCCATTCAGCAAGAGGGACAAAGCCGATCTACGCGGTCTTCAACGAGTCGGGTTTTTCCGCGGCCTTCGCCATCGCCTCGGCTGCGGACAGGCGTTACATCTCCCGCACCGGATCCGCCGGCTCAGTGGGAGTGGTGGTCATGCACCTGGATCAGAGCGGCTGGGACGAGAAGATGGGCCTGGTCTACACCCCGATCTACGCCGGAGCCCGCAAGGTGGATTTCTCTCCTCATGCCGCCCTGTCCCCGGAGGCCATGGACGTCGCCCTGGATAGCGTCAACACCGTCTATGACCTCTTCGTATCCACCATATCCCGCAACCTCAGCCTTAGCATTGCGGATGTAAGAGCGACTGAGGCGGGCATTTACCAGGGAAAGAAGGCCGTGGAGATCGGCTTCGCCAATTCCGTCCTCTCCTGGAATCAGTTCATGACCAGAATTTCAAACCGTAAATATGGAGGCAATATGAAAGCAGAACTGGAACAGCTCTTCAACGACATGCGCGACCGCCTGACGGCCCTGGTCGGCGGCAGCCAGACTGAGGCCGTATCGAAGGCCGACGCGGATAAGCTGGTTGCTGCAGCGGAGGAAGCGGCAAAGAAAGAAGGCTTCGCCGCCGGCAAGGCAGAAGGGTTTGAAGCCGGAAGACAGGAAACCCAAAGCCGGGCCATGGATATCATCGAGGCTTGCACCCTGGCCGGCCAGGAGAAGGAAGCCCTCGGGTACGTTCGGGACACCAAGCTCAGTGTCGATGATGTCCGGGGAAAGATTGTCGAGGCCAGGGCCGCCGCCGCGGAGAGAACCAGAATCTCCAGCACCGTAAGTGCCACATCGACAGGTGAGGTCAATCCCCTCCTGGTAAACGCCCGGCAACGGGCCGAGACGGCGAACGCCGCAGCCGGAAAACGATAG
- a CDS encoding gpW family head-tail joining protein translates to MAYSDTNLSNIESAIIALATGARKVRVTMGDKSIEYSDADLDKLRSLRSDMMAEQTNKANSRYFLITTGKGL, encoded by the coding sequence ATGGCCTACAGCGACACAAACCTATCCAATATCGAATCCGCCATCATTGCCCTGGCCACCGGCGCCCGCAAGGTCCGTGTGACCATGGGCGACAAGAGCATCGAGTACAGCGATGCCGACCTGGACAAGCTTAGGTCGCTCCGAAGCGACATGATGGCTGAACAGACCAACAAAGCCAATTCAAGATACTTCCTCATTACCACGGGAAAGGGCCTGTAA
- a CDS encoding phage portal protein: protein MEPCLRILDSRGNRIPLSAAVDPPFEGAATGRRMNTWGTSTVGPNTSLYSSLNRLRSRSRELIRNNPLVQGGVDSYVANAISAGIFPRWQIEDSVIKKDIQDLWEEFVPKSDYYGVCSFYGLQSLVFNGLIDAGEILSRKVPRSMTEGLPVPLQIQLIEADHLDETYSTLAPNGNEIRMGIELDSGNCRAAYWLWSEHPGESFLTSRNINRRISIPAREIDHVYRPVRAGQMRGRPWLASIIVKLHEYDIYDDAELVRKKGAAMFGGFIEEDGVQIDPANYFGKKKEPDSDNRKILALEPGTFPILPQGKKVHFSEPADVGASYEMWTRQQLRQIATGMGITYEQLTGDLTGVNYSSIRAGLLEFRRRVQQLQLEILIFQFCQPIAEAFLDAAVLSGVLRIRDYYRNRRKYLKIQWRPDGWPWVDPVKDQLAEQMAVRNGFKSRAQVVAERGGDIETVDREIAEDNARADRFGLVYDSDPRNMTKSGVMQKIEEAVLTGSE, encoded by the coding sequence ATGGAGCCTTGCCTTCGCATCCTGGACAGCCGGGGAAACAGGATCCCCCTTTCCGCCGCTGTGGATCCGCCTTTCGAAGGAGCAGCCACGGGCCGCAGGATGAACACCTGGGGAACCTCCACGGTCGGCCCCAACACCAGCCTCTATTCCTCCCTGAACAGGCTCCGGTCCCGTTCGAGGGAACTTATCCGCAACAACCCCCTGGTTCAGGGAGGCGTGGACAGCTATGTCGCCAACGCCATCAGCGCCGGCATCTTCCCCCGCTGGCAGATTGAAGATTCGGTTATCAAAAAAGACATCCAGGACCTCTGGGAGGAGTTCGTCCCCAAATCCGACTACTACGGCGTCTGCAGTTTCTATGGACTCCAGTCCCTCGTCTTCAATGGCCTGATCGACGCCGGGGAGATCCTCTCCCGCAAGGTGCCCCGCAGCATGACTGAAGGACTCCCGGTACCCCTGCAGATCCAGCTCATCGAGGCGGACCACCTCGATGAAACGTACAGTACCCTCGCTCCGAACGGAAACGAGATCCGCATGGGCATCGAACTGGATTCCGGAAACTGCAGAGCCGCCTACTGGCTCTGGTCAGAGCACCCCGGAGAGTCCTTTTTAACGAGCCGCAATATCAACCGGAGGATTTCCATCCCGGCCCGGGAGATCGACCATGTCTACCGCCCGGTAAGAGCCGGCCAGATGCGGGGCCGTCCGTGGCTGGCAAGCATCATCGTGAAGCTCCATGAGTACGATATCTACGATGATGCGGAACTGGTGCGCAAGAAGGGGGCGGCAATGTTCGGGGGATTCATCGAGGAGGACGGCGTCCAGATCGACCCGGCCAACTACTTCGGGAAGAAAAAAGAACCGGACAGCGACAACCGGAAGATCCTGGCCTTGGAGCCGGGGACCTTCCCCATCCTCCCCCAGGGGAAGAAGGTCCACTTCTCAGAGCCCGCCGACGTGGGGGCCAGCTACGAGATGTGGACCCGGCAGCAACTCCGCCAGATCGCCACGGGCATGGGGATCACCTATGAGCAACTCACGGGCGATCTCACCGGAGTCAACTACTCCTCCATCCGGGCGGGGCTCCTGGAGTTCCGCCGGAGGGTCCAACAGCTCCAGTTGGAGATCCTGATCTTCCAGTTCTGCCAGCCCATTGCGGAAGCTTTCCTGGATGCCGCCGTCCTGTCCGGCGTTTTGAGAATCCGGGACTACTACCGCAACAGGCGGAAGTACCTAAAGATCCAGTGGCGGCCCGACGGCTGGCCCTGGGTGGATCCGGTCAAGGACCAACTCGCCGAGCAGATGGCGGTGCGAAACGGTTTCAAGAGCCGAGCCCAGGTCGTGGCGGAACGCGGTGGGGACATCGAGACGGTGGACCGGGAGATCGCCGAGGACAACGCCCGGGCTGACAGGTTCGGTCTCGTCTATGACAGCGATCCCCGTAACATGACCAAGTCCGGCGTGATGCAGAAGATCGAAGAAGCCGTCCTAACCGGTTCGGAGTGA
- a CDS encoding head decoration protein encodes MGSQTQGNTLQDILKWEQENHFSREVVTVLSGQNLSLGTVIGKITKSIPISGTPDSGNDGAGTVTSVTGGSKTKIGTYTLTCRSYTPTPLAAVIEVKDPNGNALPDAGIGAYTNSQINFTVADGSPVIAAGDIWTIAVAEGSGSVRVLNPAGVDGSQEAHGFLIADYDATDGALSGVAIVRDAVIVADDLVWPTGVTNDQKAAALDQLAARGIVSRQEA; translated from the coding sequence ATGGGCAGTCAGACACAGGGCAACACCCTTCAAGACATCCTCAAGTGGGAACAGGAAAATCACTTCTCCCGGGAGGTCGTCACCGTCCTCTCCGGACAGAACCTCTCCCTGGGGACCGTCATCGGCAAAATCACCAAAAGCATCCCGATATCGGGAACGCCCGATTCTGGCAATGACGGTGCGGGTACGGTCACCTCGGTCACCGGAGGATCCAAAACCAAAATTGGGACCTACACCCTGACCTGCAGAAGCTACACCCCAACTCCTCTGGCCGCCGTGATCGAGGTAAAGGACCCCAATGGCAACGCCCTGCCCGACGCTGGGATCGGGGCCTATACCAACAGCCAGATCAACTTCACCGTGGCTGACGGCAGCCCTGTCATCGCCGCAGGAGACATCTGGACGATCGCTGTGGCGGAAGGATCCGGAAGCGTCAGGGTATTGAATCCAGCCGGCGTGGACGGGTCCCAGGAGGCTCACGGATTTCTCATTGCCGATTATGACGCCACCGATGGAGCCCTCTCCGGGGTGGCCATCGTCCGGGACGCCGTCATCGTCGCCGACGACTTGGTCTGGCCCACGGGGGTCACCAATGACCAGAAGGCGGCCGCCCTGGATCAACTGGCCGCCAGAGGCATCGTCAGTCGCCAGGAAGCATAA